The Bacillus vallismortis genome window below encodes:
- the rimI gene encoding ribosomal protein S18-alanine N-acetyltransferase → MKTKAAVRNMRHDDIDHVYEIETSSFTSPWTKDSFYHELVENPYAHYLVIEKNGHVAGYCGIWIVMDDAQITNIAIKPEYRGQSLGETLFRSAMELCKEKDARRLSLEVRVSNHPAQGLYKKFGMQPGGIRKNYYTDNGEDALIMWVTINE, encoded by the coding sequence ATGAAAACAAAAGCAGCGGTTAGAAACATGCGGCATGATGATATTGATCACGTATACGAAATCGAAACATCCTCCTTTACGTCTCCGTGGACAAAGGATTCGTTTTACCATGAGCTGGTGGAAAATCCGTATGCTCATTATCTCGTGATTGAAAAGAACGGCCATGTTGCTGGGTATTGCGGGATTTGGATTGTGATGGACGATGCGCAAATTACGAATATCGCGATCAAACCGGAGTATCGCGGCCAGTCTTTAGGAGAAACGCTTTTTCGCTCAGCGATGGAACTGTGCAAAGAAAAAGACGCAAGGCGGCTTTCGCTTGAAGTGAGGGTTTCTAATCATCCTGCTCAAGGCTTATATAAAAAGTTCGGGATGCAGCCCGGCGGAATAAGAAAGAACTATTATACTGATAACGGGGAAGATGCGTTAATTATGTGGGTGACGATAAATGAGTGA
- the tsaE gene encoding tRNA (adenosine(37)-N6)-threonylcarbamoyltransferase complex ATPase subunit type 1 TsaE, whose protein sequence is MKQLKWRTVNPEDTKAIAKLTASFAKPGDVLTLEGDLGAGKTTFTKGFAEGLGITRVVNSPTFTIIKEYNDGTLPLYHMDVYRMEDESEDLGLDEYFHGQGVCLVEWAHLIEEQLPKERLQIVIKRAGDDEREITFTADGNRYEMLCEEISGHDNISN, encoded by the coding sequence GTGAAGCAATTAAAGTGGAGAACTGTAAATCCTGAAGATACAAAAGCGATTGCTAAGCTGACGGCATCGTTTGCTAAACCGGGAGACGTCCTGACATTAGAGGGCGATTTAGGGGCCGGAAAAACGACTTTTACGAAAGGTTTTGCGGAAGGACTTGGAATTACACGTGTTGTAAACAGTCCGACTTTTACAATTATAAAAGAATATAACGATGGCACACTTCCTCTTTATCATATGGATGTGTATAGAATGGAAGATGAAAGTGAGGATTTGGGACTTGACGAATATTTTCACGGACAAGGTGTCTGCCTCGTTGAATGGGCTCATTTAATTGAAGAGCAGCTTCCGAAGGAGCGACTGCAGATTGTCATTAAAAGAGCAGGCGATGATGAGCGGGAAATTACCTTTACTGCTGACGGGAATCGGTATGAAATGCTTTGTGAGGAGATAAGTGGACATGACAATATTAGCAATTGA
- the thiL gene encoding thiamine-phosphate kinase, giving the protein MDEFDLIHSITPRTIHHSSVDVGIGDDAALYTAKHGVQEIVCVDTMVEDVHFKLHYSSPKDIGYKALAVNISDIAAMGGIPKFYLVSLAVPSKWTESEIKAMYEGMNELAKLYHMDLIGGDTVSTSDKLVVTVTVIGEVEKGQACLRSLARPNDIVFVTGEIGSSAAGLSLLLEEIDPQNSAIEADYFINRHKRPQPRVSIGRLCSNVQRAALNDISDGLASELNEIAEASCVSIEIDESMLPVHSDLPKLHHNWKEWALFGGEDFELTGTVSKEEWEVLKQECETRQLPITKIGHVREKTESNVILKTDKTSKIIEKKGYNHFK; this is encoded by the coding sequence ATGGATGAATTTGATTTGATACATAGCATTACTCCGCGGACCATTCACCATTCTTCCGTTGATGTAGGAATTGGTGATGATGCAGCGCTCTACACTGCGAAACATGGCGTTCAGGAAATTGTTTGTGTTGATACTATGGTAGAAGACGTGCATTTCAAATTACACTATTCCTCACCTAAAGATATCGGGTATAAGGCATTAGCCGTTAATATAAGTGATATTGCCGCAATGGGAGGCATTCCGAAATTTTATTTGGTATCACTTGCAGTACCTTCAAAATGGACGGAATCGGAAATTAAGGCGATGTATGAAGGTATGAATGAACTGGCGAAACTATATCATATGGATTTGATTGGCGGCGATACAGTCTCTACCTCTGACAAATTAGTTGTCACAGTCACTGTAATCGGGGAAGTTGAAAAGGGACAGGCTTGTTTGCGCAGCTTGGCAAGACCGAATGATATTGTGTTTGTAACCGGTGAAATCGGTTCTTCTGCAGCTGGACTTTCTTTATTGTTAGAAGAGATTGATCCCCAAAACTCAGCTATTGAAGCGGATTACTTTATCAACAGGCATAAACGGCCTCAGCCGAGAGTAAGCATCGGCAGATTATGCTCGAATGTTCAGCGGGCAGCTTTAAATGATATTAGTGACGGATTAGCAAGTGAATTAAATGAGATTGCGGAAGCCAGCTGTGTTTCAATTGAAATCGATGAAAGCATGCTGCCAGTCCATTCTGACTTGCCTAAGCTCCATCATAACTGGAAAGAGTGGGCTTTGTTTGGCGGTGAGGATTTTGAGCTGACAGGGACGGTTTCAAAGGAGGAATGGGAAGTGTTGAAGCAAGAGTGCGAAACACGTCAACTGCCCATTACAAAGATTGGTCATGTCAGAGAAAAAACTGAATCCAACGTGATCCTAAAAACAGATAAAACATCAAAGATCATAGAAAAAAAAGGATATAATCATTTTAAATAA
- a CDS encoding ROK family protein codes for MLGGIEAGGTKFVCAVGKEDGTIIDRVEIPTTMPDETIEKVIQYFRQFSLQAIGIGSFGPVDTDKTSKTYGTIMATPKDGWRHYPFLQTVKNEMKIPVGFHTDVNAAALGEFLFGEAKGLDSCLYITIGTGIGAGAIVEGRLLQGLSHPEMGHIYIRRHPDDVYQGKCPYHKDCFEGLASGPAIEARWGKKAADLSDITQVWELEGYYIAQALSQYILILAPEKIILGGGVMNQRQVFPYIYQYVPKIMNSYLDFSELSESISDYIVPPCLGGNAGIIGTFVLADQALQEASASGEVRS; via the coding sequence ATGCTTGGCGGTATTGAAGCAGGCGGCACAAAGTTTGTTTGTGCCGTCGGTAAAGAAGATGGAACGATCATTGACCGAGTTGAGATCCCTACAACGATGCCGGATGAAACGATAGAGAAAGTGATTCAATATTTTCGCCAATTCTCATTACAGGCTATCGGCATCGGATCCTTTGGTCCCGTTGATACCGATAAAACCAGTAAAACATACGGAACCATTATGGCCACGCCGAAAGACGGATGGAGACACTATCCCTTTTTGCAAACCGTCAAAAATGAAATGAAAATCCCAGTCGGATTTCATACGGATGTCAACGCTGCGGCGCTGGGTGAATTCCTTTTCGGTGAAGCGAAGGGCCTAGACAGCTGCCTGTATATAACGATTGGAACTGGCATTGGTGCAGGTGCAATTGTAGAGGGCCGGCTCCTTCAGGGGCTGTCACATCCAGAGATGGGCCATATTTATATCCGGCGGCACCCGGATGATGTATACCAAGGGAAGTGCCCGTATCATAAGGATTGCTTTGAAGGCCTGGCTTCTGGTCCCGCCATAGAAGCGCGCTGGGGAAAAAAAGCTGCTGATTTATCAGATATAACCCAAGTTTGGGAGCTGGAAGGGTACTATATTGCCCAAGCGCTGTCTCAATATATTTTGATCCTTGCGCCTGAAAAAATCATTCTTGGCGGCGGCGTGATGAATCAGCGACAGGTGTTTCCTTATATTTATCAATATGTACCGAAAATCATGAACAGTTATCTCGATTTTTCCGAATTGTCAGAAAGTATAAGTGATTATATTGTACCTCCATGTTTAGGCGGTAACGCCGGAATCATCGGCACGTTTGTTTTAGCGGATCAGGCCTTACAAGAAGCATCAGCATCCGGGGAGGTGCGGTCATGA
- the tsaD gene encoding tRNA (adenosine(37)-N6)-threonylcarbamoyltransferase complex transferase subunit TsaD yields MSEQKETYVLGIETSCDETAAAIVKNGKEIISNVVASQIESHKRFGGVVPEIASRHHVEQITLVIEEAFRKADMTYSDIDAIAVTEGPGLVGALLIGVNAAKALSFAHNIPLIGVHHIAGHIYANRLVEEIVFPALALVVSGGHTELVYMKEHGSFEVIGETLDDAAGEAYDKVARTMGLPYPGGPQIDKLAEKGNGNIPLPRAWLEEGSYNFSFSGLKSAVINTLHNASQKGQEIAPEDLSASFQNSVIDVLVTKTARAAKEYGVKQVLLAGGVAANRGLRAALEKEFAQHEGIALVIPPLALCTDNAAMIAAAGTIAFEKGIRGSYDMNGQPGLELTSYQSLTI; encoded by the coding sequence ATGAGTGAGCAAAAAGAGACTTACGTATTAGGAATTGAAACAAGCTGTGATGAAACGGCGGCAGCAATTGTGAAAAACGGTAAAGAAATCATTTCGAACGTAGTGGCCTCTCAAATTGAAAGCCATAAGCGCTTTGGAGGCGTTGTTCCGGAAATTGCTTCAAGACATCATGTTGAGCAGATTACTTTGGTCATAGAAGAGGCTTTTCGTAAAGCTGACATGACGTATAGTGATATTGACGCGATTGCAGTAACTGAAGGTCCGGGATTGGTGGGAGCGCTTCTTATCGGAGTGAACGCTGCTAAAGCATTGAGCTTTGCGCATAACATTCCGTTAATTGGCGTCCATCATATAGCCGGTCATATATACGCGAATCGTCTTGTAGAAGAGATCGTGTTTCCGGCATTGGCATTGGTCGTTTCAGGGGGCCATACGGAATTGGTCTATATGAAGGAACACGGATCATTTGAAGTCATTGGGGAAACGCTCGATGATGCAGCGGGTGAAGCTTATGACAAGGTGGCGCGAACAATGGGACTGCCGTATCCGGGCGGACCGCAAATTGATAAGCTTGCTGAAAAAGGGAATGGCAATATTCCGCTTCCTCGGGCATGGCTTGAAGAAGGCTCTTACAATTTCAGCTTCAGCGGGTTGAAGTCTGCCGTGATTAATACGCTTCATAATGCGTCTCAAAAAGGACAGGAGATTGCTCCGGAAGATTTGTCTGCCAGTTTCCAAAATAGCGTAATTGATGTCTTGGTGACGAAAACGGCGCGTGCGGCAAAGGAATATGGTGTTAAACAGGTCCTTTTAGCTGGTGGAGTAGCTGCAAACAGAGGACTCAGAGCAGCACTAGAAAAGGAATTTGCACAGCATGAAGGTATTGCGCTTGTCATTCCTCCGTTAGCGTTGTGTACGGATAATGCTGCGATGATTGCTGCGGCTGGTACCATTGCTTTTGAGAAGGGGATTCGCGGTTCATATGATATGAATGGCCAGCCTGGCCTTGAATTGACTTCTTATCAAAGTCTCACGATATAA
- the manA gene encoding mannose-6-phosphate isomerase, class I has translation MKHPLFLEPVFKERIWGGTKLRDAFGYAIPSEKTGECWAVSAHAHGSSAVKNGPLAGKTLDQVWQDHPEIFGFPDGKVFPLLVKLLDANMDLSVQVHPDDDYAILHENGDLGKTECWYIIDCKDDAEMILGHHASTKEEFKQRMESGDWHGLLRRLKIKPGDFFYVPSGTLHALCEGTLILEIQQNSDTTYRVYDYDRCDDKGQKRTLHIEKAMEVITIPHIDTVHTPAVKEVGNAVITVYVQSDDFSVYKWKISGRAVFPSHQTYLLGSVLNGSGRIVNNDIQYECNAGSHFILPAHFGEFSIEGTCELIISHP, from the coding sequence ATGAAGCACCCTTTATTTTTGGAGCCTGTCTTTAAAGAAAGAATATGGGGAGGAACAAAGCTTCGTGACGCTTTCGGCTACGCGATCCCCTCGGAAAAAACAGGTGAGTGCTGGGCCGTTTCTGCACATGCCCATGGCTCGTCGGCTGTTAAAAACGGCCCGCTGGCAGGAAAGACACTTGACCAAGTATGGCAGGATCATCCGGAGATTTTCGGTTTTCCAGATGGAAAGGTGTTTCCGTTGCTGGTAAAGCTGCTGGACGCCAATATGGATCTCTCCGTGCAAGTACATCCAGATGATGATTATGCGATACTGCACGAAAACGGCGATCTCGGCAAAACGGAGTGCTGGTATATTATTGATTGCAAAGATGACGCCGAAATGATTTTGGGCCATCACGCAAGCACAAAGGAAGAATTCAAACAAAGAATGGAAAGCGGCGATTGGCACGGGCTGCTGAGACGCCTCAAAATCAAGCCCGGAGATTTCTTTTATGTCCCAAGCGGTACGCTCCATGCTTTATGTGAGGGAACCCTTATCCTTGAAATCCAGCAAAACTCTGATACAACGTATCGCGTTTACGATTATGACCGCTGCGATGATAAAGGCCAAAAAAGAACTCTCCATATAGAAAAAGCCATGGAAGTCATAACGATACCGCATATTGATACAGTGCATACACCGGCAGTGAAAGAAGTCGGTAATGCCGTAATCACTGTTTATGTACAATCGGATGACTTCTCCGTGTACAAATGGAAGATTAGCGGCCGAGCTGTTTTTCCTTCTCATCAAACCTATTTGCTGGGGAGTGTCCTGAATGGATCAGGCCGAATCGTAAATAATGATATTCAGTATGAGTGTAATGCAGGCTCACACTTTATTCTGCCTGCGCATTTTGGCGAGTTTTCAATAGAAGGAACGTGTGAGTTGATAATATCTCATCCTTAA
- the tsaB gene encoding tRNA (adenosine(37)-N6)-threonylcarbamoyltransferase complex dimerization subunit type 1 TsaB — MTILAIDTSNYTLGIALLREDTVIAEHITYLKKNHSVRAMPAVHSLLKDCEMTPQDLSKIVVAKGPGSYTGVRIGVTLAKTLAWSLHIPITAVSSLEALSANGRHFDGLISPIFDARRGQVYTGLYEYKNGLLVQVVPDQNVMLADWLEMLKEKERPVLFLGHDTSIHKQMIEDVLGPKGIIGAAAQHNPRPSELGFLGAEKEAADVHGLVPEYLRLAEAEAKWIESQK; from the coding sequence ATGACAATATTAGCAATTGATACATCAAATTATACGTTGGGCATTGCGCTGCTTCGAGAAGACACCGTCATAGCAGAACACATTACATATTTGAAAAAGAACCACTCTGTAAGAGCGATGCCTGCTGTTCATTCATTGCTGAAGGATTGTGAGATGACACCGCAGGATCTTTCTAAAATTGTGGTTGCGAAAGGACCTGGTTCATACACAGGAGTCAGGATTGGCGTGACGCTCGCAAAAACGCTTGCCTGGTCTTTACACATTCCGATTACTGCTGTATCAAGCCTTGAGGCGCTTTCGGCAAATGGACGGCATTTTGACGGGCTGATCAGCCCTATCTTTGATGCCAGACGTGGACAGGTGTATACAGGTCTGTATGAATACAAAAACGGGCTTTTGGTTCAAGTTGTTCCTGATCAAAATGTGATGCTGGCCGATTGGCTGGAGATGCTAAAAGAAAAAGAACGCCCTGTTTTGTTTTTAGGTCATGATACTTCCATTCACAAGCAGATGATAGAGGATGTGCTTGGACCAAAAGGAATCATTGGAGCTGCTGCTCAGCATAACCCGCGTCCTTCAGAATTGGGTTTTCTAGGGGCGGAAAAAGAAGCAGCTGATGTTCACGGCCTTGTCCCGGAATACTTGCGGCTGGCGGAAGCTGAAGCGAAATGGATTGAAAGTCAAAAGTAG
- the gmuG gene encoding mannan endo-1,4-beta-mannosidase, translating to MFKKHTICLLILFLLVSAALAKPIEAHTVPPVNPNAQQTTKEVMNWLAHLPNRTENRALSGAFGGYSHDTFSMTEAERIRNASGQSPAIYGCDYARGWLETANIEDSIDVSCNRDLLSYWKSGGIPQISLHLANPAFQSGHFKTSITNDQYKKILDSSTVEGKRLNAMLSKIADGLQELENQGVPVLFRPLHEMNGEWFWWGLTSYNQKDNERISLYKQLYKKIYHYMTDTRGLDHLLWVYSPDANRDFKTDFYPGASYVDIVGLDAYFQDAYSINGYDQLTALNKPFAFTEVGPQTANGSFDYSLLINAIKQKYPKTIYFLAWNDEWSPAANKGASALYNDSWTLNKGEIWNGDSLTPIVE from the coding sequence TTGTTTAAGAAACATACGATTTGTTTGCTCATCTTATTTTTACTTGTGTCTGCTGCTTTGGCAAAACCAATTGAAGCGCATACTGTGCCGCCTGTTAATCCTAATGCACAGCAGACAACAAAAGAAGTAATGAATTGGCTTGCGCATCTGCCGAATCGAACAGAAAACAGAGCCCTTTCCGGAGCGTTTGGAGGCTATAGTCATGACACATTCTCTATGACTGAAGCTGAAAGAATTCGAAACGCTTCGGGACAATCACCTGCTATTTACGGCTGTGATTATGCCAGAGGATGGCTTGAAACTGCAAATATTGAAGATTCGATAGATGTAAGCTGCAACAGAGATCTGCTATCGTATTGGAAAAGCGGGGGAATTCCGCAAATCAGTCTGCACCTGGCGAATCCGGCTTTTCAATCAGGACATTTTAAAACATCAATTACAAACGATCAGTATAAAAAAATATTAGATTCTTCAACAGTGGAAGGGAAGCGGCTGAATGCCATGCTCAGCAAAATTGCTGACGGACTTCAAGAACTGGAGAACCAAGGCGTGCCTGTTCTGTTCAGGCCGCTGCATGAAATGAACGGTGAATGGTTTTGGTGGGGACTTACTTCATATAATCAAAAGGATAATGAAAGAATCTCCCTCTATAAACAGCTCTATAAAAAAATCTATCATTATATGACCGACACAAGAGGACTTGACCATTTGCTTTGGGTTTACTCCCCCGATGCCAACCGAGATTTTAAAACCGATTTCTACCCGGGTGCGTCTTACGTGGATATTGTCGGATTAGATGCGTATTTTCAAGATGCCTATTCGATTAACGGATACGATCAGCTAACGGCGCTTAACAAACCATTCGCCTTTACAGAAGTTGGCCCTCAAACAGCAAACGGCAGCTTTGATTACAGCCTGTTGATCAATGCAATAAAACAAAAATATCCTAAAACCATTTACTTTCTGGCATGGAATGATGAGTGGAGCCCAGCTGCAAACAAGGGTGCTTCAGCTTTATATAACGACAGCTGGACACTTAATAAGGGAGAGATATGGAACGGTGATTCTTTAACGCCTATTGTTGAATGA